From Carya illinoinensis cultivar Pawnee chromosome 5, C.illinoinensisPawnee_v1, whole genome shotgun sequence, one genomic window encodes:
- the LOC122310835 gene encoding rust resistance kinase Lr10-like encodes MELVARGITFPAGLMVILIAALLLLPQTFSFRMLGHDHCAPITCANHSIRFPFRLKGEPTNCSRKHYEVSCENNHTLLFYSDLGGKYYVQQINYHKKTIRLVDSGIQEANYSFIPRFIINYSNLSWLQGHMYDALHGTTTNGVAIVNCEKPVMSSSTSYLYLETSSSTCSNNNNNNGSASFSDSSLSISQYSKSYRYVKVGTTEAGDVEDSCKIERMFLTSWPGPNAHDTINISCADLRNVFLSGFELGWYSNIYEEDIDPFYFLYSVTGLLFAEIFGLWHVALTVLGTPFVVVFLIYKWRRRHLSMYDAIEEFLQNHNNFMTIKYSFSEIKKMTKNFKEKLGEGGYGTVFKGTLRSGHHVAVKMLGKSKANGQEFTNEVATIGRIYHVNVVQLIGFCIHGSKRALVYEFMPHGSLNKHIFSLKGSILLSCEKTYNIAIGVARGIEYLHRGCDMQILHFDIKPHNILLDENFIPKVSDFGLAKLSPIENNTISLTAARGTLGYMAPELFYKNIGGISYKADVYSFGMLLMEMVGKRKNLNTFAEHSSQIYFPSWVYDQFNNEKDIEMGYATEEEKEMTMKMMIVALWCIQTNPSNRPSMNKVVEMLEGKVEHLQIPPKPPLSSPERVTKDCEDNSSQTWTSTQ; translated from the exons atggAGTTAGTGGCAAGAGGAATAACCTTCCCTGCTGGACTGATGGTCATCTTGATTGCTGCTCTACTCCTACTCCCTCAAACTTTCAGCTTCAGGATGCTTGGTCATGACCACTGTGCTCCTATAACCTGCGCCAATCACAGCATAAGATTTCCATTTCGACTAAAAGGCGAACCCACAAATTGCAGTCGCAAACATTATGAGGTCTCATGTGAGAACAACCATACATTGCTGTTCTACTCTGATCTTGGTGGAAAATACTACGTGCAGCAAATCAATTACCATAAGAAAACGATCCGACTGGTAGACTCTGGCATTCAGGAGGCCAATTATTCCTTCATCCCTCGTTTTATTATAAACTATAGCAATTTGAGTTGGCTGCAGGGCCATATGTACGATGCATTGCATGGTACTACTACAAATGGCGTGGCTATTGTGAACTGTGAAAAGCCAGTCATGAGTTCTTCTACTTCCTATTTGTATTTGGAAACGTCTTCTTCAACATGCtctaataataacaataacaatgGATCTGCGTCTTTTTCTGACTCCTCTTTATCAATATCCCAATATTCCAAAAGCTATAGATATGTCAAAGTTGGCACAACGGAAGCGGGGGATGTGGAGGATTCCTGCAAAATAGAGCGAATGTTTCTGACATCATGGCCAGGGCCAAATGCTCATGACACCATTAATATTTCCTGTGCAGACCTCCGCAATGTATTCTTATCTGGTTTTGAGCTTGGATGGTACTCCAATATTTACGAAGAAG ATATTGatccattttattttctatattctGTAACGGGTCTTCTCTTCGCAGAGATCTTCG gTCTTTGGCATGTAGCCCTAACTGTATTAGGCACTCCATTTGTTGTTGTGTTTTTGATATATAAATGGCGAAGGAGGCATTTGTCAATGTATGATGCCATTGAAGAATTTCTTCAAAACCACAATAACTTTATGACAATAAAGTACTCTTTCTCGGAAATTAAGAAGATGACAAAAAACTTCAAGGAAAAATTGGGTGAAGGAGGCTATGGCACAGTATTCAAAGGAACTCTTCGAAGCGGACATCATGTAGCTGTAAAAATGCTAGGCAAGTCCAAAGCAAACGGACAAGAATTTACCAATGAAGTAGCAACCATTGGAAGGATTTATCATGTTAATGTAGTTCAACTAATTGGCTTTTGCATTCATGGATCAAAGCGTGCTCTTGTATATGAGTTCATGCCACATGGGTCTCTAAACAAAcacattttttccttaaaagGAAGTATCCTCCTAAGCTGTGAGAAAACATATAATATTGCTATAGGGGTGGCTCGTGGAATTGAATATTTACATCGAGGATGTGACATGCAAATTCTGCATTTCGACATCAAACCTCACAACATCCTTCTTGATGAGAATTTTATCCCTAAGGTTTCTGACTTTGGCTTAGCAAAATTGTCCCCGATAGAAAACAATACTATTTCTTTGACTGCTGCAAGAGGGACATTGGGATACATGGCTCCTGAGTTGTTCTACAAAAACATTGGAGGTATTTCATACAAGGCAGATGTCTATAGTTTTGGAATGCTTCTGATGGAAATGGTGGGCAAAAGAAAGAACTTGAATACTTTTGCAGAACATTCAAGCCAGATTTACTTTCCATCCTGGGTGTATGATCAATTCAACAATGAAAAAGACATTGAAATGGGATATGCcacagaagaagaaaaggaaatgacCATGAAGATGATGATTGTTGCTTTATGGTGTATACAGACAAACCCTAGTAACCGTCCTTCAATGAACAAAGTTGTAGAAATGCTCGAAGGAAAAGTTGAACACTTACAAATTCCTCCCAAGCCTCCCCTCTCATCACCAGAGAGAGTGACAAAAGATTGTGAAGATAATTCAAGCCAAACTTGGACATCAACGCAATAA
- the LOC122309650 gene encoding 2,3-bisphosphoglycerate-dependent phosphoglycerate mutase 1-like, protein MAASAFHQAIGTLQSHGHFNNSGLHHEQGDNYMRLISKGFKVEIGLSKRGCCRSVQRNIGVVQASTSQTSVFEPVLSPAKSNASSSQKKSNEAALILIRHGESLWNEKNLFTGCVDVPLTKKGVEEAIEAGQRISNIPVDMIYTSALIRAQMTAMLAMTQHRRQKVPIIIHNESEQARAWSQVFSEETKKQSIPVIAAWQLNERMYGELQGLNKQETADRYGKEQVHEWRRSYDIPPPNGESLEMCAQRAVAYFKDQIEPQLLSGKNVMIAAHGNSLRSIIMYLDKLTSQEVISLELSTGIPMLYIFKEGKFIRRGSPVAPTEAGVYAYTRSLALYRQKLDDMLH, encoded by the exons ATGGCTGCTTCAGCGTTTCACCAGGCCATTGGGACTCTTCAGTCTCATGGACATTTTAACAATTCCGGTCTTCATCATGAGCAAGGGGACAATTATATGAGATTGATTTCTAAGGGTTTCAAGGTTGAAATTGGCCTGTCAAAAAGAGGATGCTGTCGCTCTGTCCAGAGGAACATTGGTGTTGTTCAAGCCTCGACATCTCAAACTTCAGTGTTTGAACCAGTTCTGTCCCCTGCAAAAAGCAACGCCAGTAGCTCTCAGAAAAAATCAA ATGAAGCTGCTTTGATTCTGATTCGGCATGGTGAATCATTATGGAATGAGAAGAATTTGTTCACAGGTTGTGTGGATGTGCCACTAACTAAGAAGGGCGTGGAAGAGGCAATTGAAGCTGGCCAGAGAATCAGCAATATACCTGTTGACATGATCTATACTTCTGCACTGATTCGTGCACAGATGACTGCCATGCTTGCAATGACCCAGCACCGTCGTCAAAAG GTGCCCATCATTATTCATAATGAGAGTGAACAAGCAAGGGCTTGGAGTCAAGTTTTCAGTGAAGAAACCAAAAAGCAATCCATTCCTGTCATTGCAGCATGGCAGTTGAATGAAAGAAT GTATGGAGAACTACAGGGTCTCAATAAGCAGGAAACAGCTGATAGATATGGGAAAGAACAAGTTCATGAGTGGCGTCGGAGTTACGATATTCCTCCTCCTAATGGCGAGAGTTTGGAGATGTGTGCTCAAAGAGCTGTTGCTTATTTCAAAGATCAA ATTGAACCCCAGCTTCTATCTGGAAAGAATGTAATGATTGCTGCTCATGGGAATTCATTGAGGTCCATCATTATGTATCTTGACAAATTAACTTCCCAAGAG GTTATCAGTTTAGAACTATCTACTGGAATACCCATGCTTTACATTTTCAAAGAGGGAAAATTCATAAGGAGGGGAAGTCCGGTAGCACCTACTGAGGCAGGAGTTTATGCATACACTAGG AGTTTAGCTCTATACAGGCAGAAGTTAGATGATATGTTGCATTAA
- the LOC122309651 gene encoding phosphatidylinositol transfer protein 3-like, with amino-acid sequence MSVGLNKSPSNGLEKLTSDEQQAKINELRRLIGPVPNKLSIYCSDASISRYLVARNWNVKKASKMLKDSLKWRLEYKPEEIRWEEVAHEAETGKIYRSTSIDKHGRTVLVMRPSRQNSKSTKGQIKYLVYCMENAILNLPPDQEQMVWLIDFEGFNLSNISVKLTRETAHVLQDHYPERLGVAILYNPPKFFEPFFTVVKPFLEPKTYNKVKFVYSDDLNSKKTMEELFDMDQLESAFGGNNGTGFNINKYAERMQEDDKRRASFWTRGNPPSAATQPALTSAPLDSINMGSDSDATDVVKTGSSPSQGLESEVEFPGQNMLETDGSKNAT; translated from the exons ATGAGTGTGGGGTTAAATAAGTCTCCTTCAAATGGCTTAGAGAAACTGACATCAGATGAGCAACAGGCTAAG ATAAATGAGTTGAGGAGGTTAATAGGGCCAGTGCCAAATAAGTTGTCCATTTATTGTTCTGATGCATCCATCTCAAGATATCTAGTGGCACGTAACTGGAATGTCAAGAAAGCAAGTAAAATGCTGAAAGATTCCTTAAAATGGAGATTGGAATACAAACCAGAAGAGATACGCTGG GAGGAGGTTGCTCATGAAGCGGAGACAGGGAAAATCTACAGATCAACTTCAATTGACAAGCATGGGAGAACAGTTCTTGTCATGAGACCTAGTCGACAG AACTCAAAGTCAACAAAGGGACAAATCAAGTATTTGGTCTATTGCATGGAGAATGCCATTTTAAATCTGCCACCAGACCAGGAACAGATGGTTTGGCTAATTGATTTTGAAGGTTTCAATTTGTCAAATATTTCAGTGAAGTTGACACGGGAAACTGCCCATGTTTTACAAGACCATTATCCTGAACGCCTTGGTGTGGCAATATTATACAACCCGCCTAAGTTTTTCGAGCCATTCTTTACG GTGGTGAAGCCGTTTCTAGAGCCCAAAACTTACAATAAAGTCAAGTTTGTTTACTCTGATGACCTCAACTCCAAGAAGACAATGGAGGAGTTATTTGATATGGATCAGCTTGAGTCTGCATTTGGTGGAAATAATGGCACGGggtttaatataaataaatatgcagAAAGGATGCAAGAGGATGATAAGAGGAGGGCCTCTTTTTGGACAAGAGGGAATCCCCCCTCGGCAGCCACACAACCAGCTCTGACAAGTGCTCCTTTGGATTCAATCAACATGGgctcagattctgatgctaccGACGTAGTGAAAACAGGCAGTTCCCCTTCTCAAGGGTTGGAATCGGAAGTTGAATTCCCAGGTCAGAATATGCTGGAGACTGATGGTAGCAAAAATGCCACCTGA